A stretch of Cytophagales bacterium DNA encodes these proteins:
- a CDS encoding BamA/TamA family outer membrane protein, giving the protein MRKRRLFENITFSWLLAFLVLITVNQVFAQENTDKPKRKMSWSAFPALASQPETGFQFGASGGFTWSDPDTTKTFSRPSSLTPFFLYTVRNQIISGLTLDYFFLDGKNLGLSPRFRLFPDKFFGIGNDTDPDISEGYTHLFFQLEGQYSFPLNDKLFYGAYFDIQQSNLRELEAGGILETNVLEGSNGGFQAGIGPAVRLDSRDNTIYPTQGYFINLRTLFNYVGDFSYSNLTIDARRYIGWNEGKDVLAIQAFGSFNAGRIPFYKLPQLGGDAALRGISNASVYRDNQMMYSQVEYRRYLFWIVGAVAYLGAGDVAENLEDFRLGEFKYAGGVGLRFQVVRDERLNIRFDYGLARRNQSAFYVSILEAF; this is encoded by the coding sequence ATGAGAAAAAGGCGTCTATTTGAAAACATCACCTTTAGTTGGCTCCTCGCCTTTTTGGTGTTGATTACGGTAAACCAAGTGTTCGCGCAAGAAAACACTGATAAACCGAAACGAAAAATGTCATGGTCCGCATTCCCGGCACTTGCCTCACAGCCAGAGACCGGATTTCAGTTTGGAGCGAGCGGAGGGTTTACCTGGTCTGATCCCGATACCACAAAGACATTTAGCAGGCCTTCTTCGTTGACTCCTTTTTTTCTTTATACGGTACGTAATCAAATCATCTCGGGACTGACCCTGGATTACTTCTTTTTAGATGGTAAAAACCTCGGTTTAAGTCCTCGTTTCCGTCTTTTTCCTGATAAATTTTTTGGCATCGGTAATGACACGGATCCTGACATTTCAGAAGGCTACACGCACCTTTTTTTCCAGCTGGAAGGTCAGTATTCCTTTCCCCTAAATGACAAACTGTTCTACGGAGCTTACTTTGATATTCAGCAAAGCAACTTACGAGAGTTAGAGGCCGGAGGCATTCTGGAAACCAATGTATTAGAAGGTTCAAATGGCGGATTTCAAGCAGGTATTGGGCCTGCAGTCAGATTGGATAGTCGTGACAATACCATATATCCAACACAGGGTTATTTCATCAATCTTAGAACGCTATTTAATTACGTCGGGGACTTTTCTTACAGCAACCTAACCATCGATGCCAGGAGATATATTGGATGGAATGAAGGTAAGGACGTATTGGCGATACAAGCTTTTGGATCTTTTAACGCAGGTAGAATCCCCTTTTACAAATTACCACAGCTAGGTGGGGATGCCGCACTTAGAGGCATCAGCAATGCAAGTGTCTACAGGGACAATCAAATGATGTACAGTCAGGTAGAGTACAGGAGATATTTATTTTGGATTGTTGGTGCTGTAGCCTACCTGGGGGCTGGTGATGTGGCTGAAAATCTGGAGGATTTTCGACTCGGTGAATTCAAATATGCCGGAGGTGTGGGCCTCAGGTTCCAGGTGGTCAGAGATGAGCGTCTTAATATTCGATTCGACTATGGCCTGGCCCGAAGGAACCAGTCTGCATTTTACGTTTCGATTCTGGAGGCATTTTAG
- a CDS encoding VOC family protein, with the protein MKSTTFLTFVGDQCGKAEEAMQFYTSVFPNSEINSITKYKHGEPAGTPELVKHGVFTLNGTTYMISENNYNHAWSMSPGVSLFVESGDESEIDALFEKLSDGGMVMVPLDHYPSDNYGFGKKFGWCADKYGVNWQFNLSD; encoded by the coding sequence ATGAAATCAACCACTTTTTTAACGTTTGTAGGAGACCAATGCGGAAAAGCAGAAGAGGCCATGCAATTTTATACTTCCGTCTTTCCTAATTCGGAAATCAATAGCATCACAAAGTATAAGCATGGTGAACCAGCCGGTACACCTGAATTAGTAAAACATGGGGTATTCACGTTGAATGGGACTACCTACATGATTTCAGAGAATAATTACAATCATGCCTGGTCCATGTCGCCTGGGGTGTCATTATTTGTTGAATCCGGCGATGAAAGTGAAATTGATGCTTTGTTCGAAAAACTTTCGGATGGTGGTATGGTGATGGTTCCGCTGGATCACTATCCGTCAGATAATTACGGTTTCGGAAAGAAGTTTGGATGGTGTGCTGACAAATATGGCGTGAACTGGCAATTCAACCTCTCAGATTAA
- a CDS encoding helix-turn-helix domain-containing protein, with amino-acid sequence MRDEPQSEQVNYQSEITQKLLPVMDTMELLSGRWKIIIMTALYVGGTMRFNEIKRNIPRITGRALSMDLKFLEEHDIISRAIKDTAPITVEYQLTEYGRSLDPVFQALTAWGMKHRKKIMGK; translated from the coding sequence ATGAGAGACGAACCACAATCAGAACAAGTGAATTATCAGTCGGAGATCACACAAAAATTACTACCGGTCATGGACACGATGGAATTGCTAAGTGGCAGATGGAAGATCATCATCATGACTGCTCTCTACGTAGGAGGAACCATGCGATTCAATGAAATCAAGAGAAATATTCCCAGAATAACCGGTCGTGCCTTGTCTATGGACTTAAAGTTTCTGGAAGAACATGACATTATTTCCAGAGCCATAAAAGACACGGCACCCATTACGGTAGAATACCAACTTACTGAATATGGTCGTTCGTTGGATCCTGTGTTTCAGGCGTTGACTGCATGGGGCATGAAACATCGGAAAAAAATAATGGGTAAGTAA
- a CDS encoding response regulator → MKKTILVVDDHIDITRMVINHLSAQDKYLVLNANNGEMACQIAIERQPDLILMDWDMPVMSGVEATRRLKNTEETFDIPVIISTGRMTSSDDLKVALEAGAVDYIRKPIDFVELDARVNTAIRIKEQNEAIKTLLQQDIELKNRKLSTASMLIVEKNGLLQDFSTELQKIETEVNKGSQDLSTQLKNLRKRVNNHLDIDNSWETFRLHFDEVHPDFFNALTSQFQNLSHKDLKLSAYLKMGLDNKQIAQLLNITPSSTRTALTRLKQKMGLEEEINLRAMIGELG, encoded by the coding sequence ATGAAAAAGACCATCCTCGTTGTAGATGACCACATCGACATCACTCGCATGGTGATCAATCACCTTTCAGCACAGGACAAATACCTTGTTCTCAATGCGAATAATGGAGAAATGGCGTGTCAAATTGCCATTGAAAGGCAACCAGATCTGATCCTGATGGACTGGGACATGCCGGTCATGAGCGGCGTGGAAGCCACGCGCCGACTTAAAAACACGGAAGAAACTTTTGACATCCCAGTGATCATTTCCACAGGTCGAATGACCTCTTCTGATGACCTGAAGGTAGCCCTGGAGGCCGGAGCCGTGGATTATATCCGCAAACCGATCGACTTTGTAGAATTGGACGCCAGGGTCAATACTGCGATTCGCATCAAGGAACAGAACGAGGCCATCAAAACCCTGCTACAACAAGACATAGAATTGAAAAATCGCAAGTTAAGTACCGCTTCTATGCTGATCGTGGAAAAGAATGGGCTCTTGCAGGATTTCTCAACAGAGCTTCAAAAAATTGAAACAGAGGTCAATAAAGGCAGTCAGGACCTCTCCACACAGTTGAAAAACCTTCGTAAACGGGTCAACAATCACCTCGATATTGACAATAGCTGGGAAACGTTTAGACTTCATTTCGATGAGGTACATCCTGACTTTTTCAATGCCCTGACCTCTCAATTTCAGAACCTGTCTCACAAAGACCTCAAATTGTCGGCCTATCTCAAGATGGGTTTGGACAACAAACAAATCGCCCAGTTATTGAACATTACGCCATCCAGTACCCGCACGGCACTGACAAGATTGAAACAAAAGATGGGATTGGAAGAAGAAATAAATCTGAGGGCAATGATTGGAGAATTGGGTTAA
- a CDS encoding NmrA family NAD(P)-binding protein, with amino-acid sequence MSTILVFNATGMQGLTIANRLKAGGHHIVTPVRTEEKAISMEEHGFEAFVSDFKRGTLVTRISQVDQVVLQIPAQIAPFEMVEIANQALSAIKEAGSPKTVFVISSTFPDHKVGKASVDARVKMKELSLELLPEAPILSGTEYLENFSTAYRGAIEGTGTIPQTIPPEYPVNYLSWSDLAIYVEAALKSTRLEGKLYRIGGKEGINGNELARRLGLILGKELKYIAITHEQLHGFLTPILGESVAHDYAEFYEYQDTVGQDLLNPDTEEIRSLLDIQLPDFEEWAKEAFKDRL; translated from the coding sequence ATGAGTACGATACTGGTTTTTAATGCCACTGGGATGCAGGGGCTGACCATCGCCAACCGACTAAAAGCTGGGGGACATCATATTGTTACTCCAGTACGAACGGAAGAAAAAGCGATCTCCATGGAGGAACATGGGTTTGAAGCGTTCGTTTCAGATTTCAAAAGGGGAACTTTGGTTACGAGAATCAGCCAGGTAGATCAGGTAGTGCTTCAGATTCCTGCGCAAATTGCACCTTTTGAGATGGTGGAAATTGCTAATCAGGCACTTTCGGCAATTAAGGAGGCAGGCTCACCAAAAACAGTTTTTGTGATCAGTAGCACGTTTCCTGATCATAAAGTTGGAAAAGCAAGTGTGGATGCGCGTGTAAAAATGAAAGAACTCTCTCTGGAACTGTTACCAGAGGCTCCGATTCTAAGTGGAACCGAATACCTGGAGAATTTTTCAACGGCATACCGAGGAGCCATAGAAGGGACAGGAACGATTCCTCAAACCATCCCTCCGGAATATCCGGTGAATTATCTTTCCTGGAGTGATCTTGCGATTTATGTGGAAGCAGCGCTAAAGTCAACAAGGTTAGAAGGTAAGCTTTATCGGATTGGCGGAAAGGAAGGGATCAATGGAAATGAACTAGCGAGAAGACTTGGTCTCATTTTAGGAAAAGAACTCAAATACATTGCGATCACCCACGAGCAATTACATGGGTTTCTAACGCCGATTTTAGGTGAAAGTGTAGCACATGATTATGCTGAATTTTATGAATATCAGGACACGGTAGGGCAGGACCTCTTAAATCCGGATACGGAGGAAATCAGATCACTGCTTGATATCCAGTTACCTGATTTTGAGGAATGGGCAAAAGAAGCGTTTAAAGATCGTTTGTGA
- a CDS encoding tetratricopeptide repeat-containing sensor histidine kinase gives MKFRYQLLAVMLLAYQWAWSQNQQKIDSLKMLAEETSVDTVRIDAFTFLMSEIMASDTLETTRLRDLAIDESEVIDYYIGLSDAYFYYGFMKMQLGQMDSARWHFEKSHEFSLPTNDISFIARALSQIGSTYYYESKYQEAINYYNASNDAAKERNAPNVFATNTSNIGNIYYSQGEYDSAIYYYKKASPILDSLGESDRLNFAISLQSLGNAYKSKNDFARALDYYFQSLQTSESIGDSVGVAILLGNIGGVYNYQDQTDLALEYFFREKKAKEQLGMRRSLANTYYNLGWVLITKKSFKEAETYMKQALETSKASNISEMIAYSHSGLGEIYLELGQYELTKSHLDSALSIREKLDLPNERSQTLNLLGMLASQQKEYQKALNYFDEGLAIGLELEVPELVRNISSNQAELYAELGEFQKAYEAHVRFKAMDDTIRNEDNTRKIALIESEYSFEKEKDQIEAANQQNIRTQEEKLKLQQYYTFASTGGLFLIIVIAFILYRNFQQKQKANQLLEVKNAEIIKQAVELEHKNDDLQELSYFKQGLTDMIAHDMKNPLNVVIGLSEGAPDANKMKQVNQSGKLMLQMVTNMLDVQKFDETEMKLNLAPHTLLDILVQAKFQVELLSIARSIQLDFQQVGKDIHLHCDREIIMRVLVNLFTNGIKYSDPGSNITVKATSINDRIQIEVADQGKGIHEEDLPFVFDKFWQSEAKKSGQIQSTGLGLTFCKIAVEAHDGNIQVNSSPGNGSTFYFDLAVGNAAVGTREKTSELSKSEVDAIQEVITEIRKIPLYQFADIETALTKITLQSESIEEWKEALRHAALNWDEDGFEKLLSQKEMSKP, from the coding sequence ATGAAATTCAGATATCAACTGCTTGCTGTCATGCTGTTGGCTTACCAATGGGCATGGAGCCAAAATCAGCAGAAGATCGACTCATTAAAGATGTTGGCAGAAGAGACTTCCGTAGATACCGTTCGCATTGACGCTTTTACGTTTCTAATGTCGGAAATCATGGCAAGCGATACGTTGGAAACTACACGCTTGCGGGATTTGGCCATTGATGAGTCTGAAGTCATTGATTACTACATCGGCCTCTCTGACGCATACTTTTATTACGGCTTCATGAAAATGCAATTGGGCCAGATGGACTCAGCAAGATGGCACTTTGAAAAGAGTCACGAATTCTCATTACCCACGAATGATATAAGTTTCATCGCTCGGGCATTATCTCAGATTGGATCGACTTATTATTATGAAAGTAAGTATCAGGAAGCAATCAATTATTACAATGCTTCTAATGACGCAGCGAAAGAGAGAAATGCTCCCAATGTTTTTGCCACAAATACTTCAAACATCGGAAATATCTATTATTCTCAAGGAGAGTATGATTCCGCTATCTATTATTATAAAAAAGCTTCACCCATATTGGACTCATTAGGCGAGTCTGACCGATTGAACTTTGCAATTTCTTTACAAAGCCTGGGGAATGCCTATAAATCTAAGAATGACTTTGCGAGGGCATTAGATTACTATTTTCAGTCATTGCAAACCAGCGAATCTATCGGAGATAGTGTTGGTGTTGCCATCTTGCTGGGCAATATAGGTGGGGTCTACAACTATCAAGATCAAACAGACCTTGCACTCGAATACTTTTTCAGAGAAAAGAAGGCGAAAGAGCAACTGGGAATGAGAAGAAGTTTGGCGAATACCTATTATAACCTTGGTTGGGTGTTGATAACCAAGAAATCCTTCAAGGAAGCTGAAACCTACATGAAACAGGCACTGGAGACCAGCAAGGCCAGCAACATTTCTGAAATGATCGCATATTCACACTCTGGTCTGGGTGAAATCTATTTGGAACTGGGTCAGTATGAGTTGACCAAATCTCATCTGGACAGTGCACTCTCCATAAGGGAAAAATTAGACCTGCCTAACGAACGCTCCCAGACACTCAATTTGCTGGGTATGTTGGCTAGTCAACAAAAAGAATATCAGAAAGCCCTTAATTACTTTGATGAGGGACTGGCCATTGGTCTGGAGCTTGAGGTACCTGAACTTGTTCGTAACATTTCCAGCAATCAGGCTGAGTTGTATGCTGAACTTGGTGAATTTCAGAAGGCTTATGAAGCACATGTTCGTTTTAAAGCCATGGATGACACGATTCGAAATGAAGACAACACCAGAAAAATTGCATTGATAGAATCTGAGTATTCATTCGAGAAAGAGAAAGATCAGATTGAAGCCGCTAACCAACAAAACATCCGTACACAAGAGGAAAAACTGAAGCTACAGCAGTATTACACGTTTGCTTCGACTGGTGGACTCTTCCTGATCATCGTGATCGCATTTATCCTCTATCGCAACTTCCAACAAAAGCAAAAAGCCAATCAACTACTGGAAGTAAAAAATGCCGAGATCATCAAACAAGCAGTTGAGCTGGAACATAAGAACGACGACTTACAGGAGCTTTCTTACTTTAAACAAGGCCTGACGGACATGATCGCCCACGATATGAAAAACCCGTTGAACGTCGTGATTGGACTCTCAGAAGGTGCGCCGGATGCCAACAAGATGAAGCAGGTAAATCAATCCGGCAAATTAATGCTGCAAATGGTAACCAATATGCTGGACGTCCAGAAGTTCGATGAGACCGAGATGAAGCTCAACCTTGCTCCTCACACGTTGTTAGACATACTGGTACAGGCAAAATTCCAGGTGGAGTTGTTGTCCATTGCAAGAAGCATACAACTGGACTTTCAGCAAGTAGGCAAGGACATCCATTTGCATTGTGACCGGGAGATCATCATGCGAGTGCTGGTCAATCTCTTCACCAACGGCATCAAATATTCTGATCCCGGAAGTAACATTACGGTGAAAGCTACCTCAATAAATGATCGGATCCAGATAGAAGTCGCGGACCAGGGAAAAGGCATTCACGAAGAAGACCTGCCATTTGTATTTGACAAATTCTGGCAAAGTGAAGCGAAAAAATCTGGTCAGATCCAGTCAACGGGACTAGGATTAACTTTCTGCAAAATAGCGGTTGAGGCCCACGACGGAAACATCCAGGTAAATTCGAGCCCAGGAAATGGCAGCACATTTTATTTTGATTTGGCCGTCGGAAATGCTGCTGTGGGAACCAGGGAAAAAACATCTGAGCTTTCCAAATCAGAAGTGGATGCTATTCAAGAAGTGATTACGGAAATTAGAAAAATTCCGTTGTATCAGTTCGCAGATATTGAAACGGCTTTGACAAAAATCACCTTACAAAGTGAGTCCATTGAGGAATGGAAGGAAGCCCTGAGGCACGCCGCTCTTAACTGGGATGAGGACGGATTCGAAAAATTGTTGAGTCAAAAGGAAATGAGTAAGCCATGA